The Brachyhypopomus gauderio isolate BG-103 chromosome 2, BGAUD_0.2, whole genome shotgun sequence genome contains a region encoding:
- the ube2q1 gene encoding ubiquitin-conjugating enzyme E2 Q1 isoform X1, with protein MSVSGLKAELKFLESIFDPNHERFRIIDWKPDELSCQFNVTGDKLLVIHCNITESYPSTPPIWFVDSDDPSLTQILERLEDVRKGSTLLLQQLKRLICDLCRLYNLPQHPDVEMLDQPLPAGPVNPERKHGTTDEVTSEEEEEEEMGEDIEDLDHYEMKEEPVDGKKSEDDGIEKENLAILEKIRKNQRQDHLNVSAHSGAVSGSVQASDRLMKELREIYRSQSYKSGIYSVELVNDSLYEWHVKLRTVDPDSPLHSDLQVLKEKEGVDYILLNFSYKDNFPFDPPFVRVVSPVLSGGYVLGGGALCMELLTKQGWSSAYSIESVIMQINATLVKGKARVQFGANKNQYNLARAQQSYKSLVQIHEKNGWYTPPKEDG; from the exons ATGTCGGTGTCGGGACTGAAGGCCGAGCTGAAGTTTCTGGAGTCTATCTTCGACCCGAACCACGAACGTTTCAGGATCATCGACTGGAAGCCCGATGAGCTCAGCTGCCAGTTCAACGTGACCGGGGACAAGCTGCTCGTCATCCACTGTAACATCACG GAATCTTATCCTTCAACGCCCCCGATATGGTTTGTGGACTCCGATGACCCGAGTCTGACACAAATCCTGGAACGCCTGGAGGATGTAAGGAAAGGCAGTACTCTG CTTCTGCAGCAGCTGAAGAGGCTGATCTGTGATCTGTGTAGGCTGTATAATCTGCCCCAGCACCCTGATGTGGAGATGCTGGATCAGCCTCTCCCCGCTGGCCCCGTTAACCCGGAGAGAAAG CATGGCACCACAGACGAGGTGActtcagaggaggaggaggaggaggagatgggagaG GACATCGAGGACTTGGATCATTACGAGATGAAAGAGGAGCCAGTGGATGGGAAAAAATCCGAGGACGATGGCATAGAGAAAGAAAACCTGGCCATCCTCGAGAAGATCCGCAAGAACCAGAGGCAGGACCACTTGAACGTAAGTGCTCATTCG GGTGCAGTGTCTGGGTCTGTTCAAGCGTCAGACCGCCTAATGAAGGAGCTGAGAGAGATCTACAGATCTCAGAGTTATAAATCAG GTATCTATTCAGTAGAGCTCGTTAACGACAGCCTGTACGAGTGGCACGTCAAGTTAAGAAC GGTCGACCCAGACAGTCCTCTGCACAGTGACCTCCAGGTGCTGAAGGAGAAGGAAGGCGTGGACTACATCCTTCTCAATTTCTCCTACAAA GACAATTTTCCCTTTGACCCGCCATTTGTACGAGTAGTTTCTCCTGTTTTGTCTGGAGG TTACGTCCTTGGAGGAGGAGCCCTGTGCATGGAGCTTCTCACCAAGCAG GGCTGGAGCAGCGCATACTCCATTGAGTCTGTCATCATGCAAATCAACGCCACTTTAGTCAAAGGAAAAGCCAGAGTACAGTTTGGAGCCAATAAG AACCAGTACAATCTTGCCAGAGCACAGCAGTCTTACAAATCACTGGTGCAGATCCATGAAAAGAATG GCTGGTACACACCACCAAAAGAAGATGGATAA
- the ube2q1 gene encoding ubiquitin-conjugating enzyme E2 Q1 isoform X2, whose protein sequence is MSVSGLKAELKFLESIFDPNHERFRIIDWKPDELSCQFNVTGDKLLVIHCNITESYPSTPPIWFVDSDDPSLTQILERLEDVRKGSTLLLQQLKRLICDLCRLYNLPQHPDVEMLDQPLPAGPVNPERKHGTTDEVTSEEEEEEEMGEDIEDLDHYEMKEEPVDGKKSEDDGIEKENLAILEKIRKNQRQDHLNGAVSGSVQASDRLMKELREIYRSQSYKSGIYSVELVNDSLYEWHVKLRTVDPDSPLHSDLQVLKEKEGVDYILLNFSYKDNFPFDPPFVRVVSPVLSGGYVLGGGALCMELLTKQGWSSAYSIESVIMQINATLVKGKARVQFGANKNQYNLARAQQSYKSLVQIHEKNGWYTPPKEDG, encoded by the exons ATGTCGGTGTCGGGACTGAAGGCCGAGCTGAAGTTTCTGGAGTCTATCTTCGACCCGAACCACGAACGTTTCAGGATCATCGACTGGAAGCCCGATGAGCTCAGCTGCCAGTTCAACGTGACCGGGGACAAGCTGCTCGTCATCCACTGTAACATCACG GAATCTTATCCTTCAACGCCCCCGATATGGTTTGTGGACTCCGATGACCCGAGTCTGACACAAATCCTGGAACGCCTGGAGGATGTAAGGAAAGGCAGTACTCTG CTTCTGCAGCAGCTGAAGAGGCTGATCTGTGATCTGTGTAGGCTGTATAATCTGCCCCAGCACCCTGATGTGGAGATGCTGGATCAGCCTCTCCCCGCTGGCCCCGTTAACCCGGAGAGAAAG CATGGCACCACAGACGAGGTGActtcagaggaggaggaggaggaggagatgggagaG GACATCGAGGACTTGGATCATTACGAGATGAAAGAGGAGCCAGTGGATGGGAAAAAATCCGAGGACGATGGCATAGAGAAAGAAAACCTGGCCATCCTCGAGAAGATCCGCAAGAACCAGAGGCAGGACCACTTGAAC GGTGCAGTGTCTGGGTCTGTTCAAGCGTCAGACCGCCTAATGAAGGAGCTGAGAGAGATCTACAGATCTCAGAGTTATAAATCAG GTATCTATTCAGTAGAGCTCGTTAACGACAGCCTGTACGAGTGGCACGTCAAGTTAAGAAC GGTCGACCCAGACAGTCCTCTGCACAGTGACCTCCAGGTGCTGAAGGAGAAGGAAGGCGTGGACTACATCCTTCTCAATTTCTCCTACAAA GACAATTTTCCCTTTGACCCGCCATTTGTACGAGTAGTTTCTCCTGTTTTGTCTGGAGG TTACGTCCTTGGAGGAGGAGCCCTGTGCATGGAGCTTCTCACCAAGCAG GGCTGGAGCAGCGCATACTCCATTGAGTCTGTCATCATGCAAATCAACGCCACTTTAGTCAAAGGAAAAGCCAGAGTACAGTTTGGAGCCAATAAG AACCAGTACAATCTTGCCAGAGCACAGCAGTCTTACAAATCACTGGTGCAGATCCATGAAAAGAATG GCTGGTACACACCACCAAAAGAAGATGGATAA